From Salvelinus namaycush isolate Seneca chromosome 9, SaNama_1.0, whole genome shotgun sequence:
ACACCTATCTGGTTAACTTCAGATCTGCAAACACTCTAGGGATAGTGGTTTGGCATTGTTTTGACACTCTTAACCATATCACAAACTCTTTTGGTAATTTCAGTCCAAATCTGAGTCCATGGATACATTGTCTACTCTACAGGACACTGATGAAAGAACTGGACAGGTGAAATCACATTTTCCATAGATATCTAGCTACCATATTGATTTCACTTATCCCATGTTTTCATATCAGTAGAGAACACTTTAGACTGTTATGTACTCAGTATCGGATTCATTTACATGAACAAGAAAATTATTGCCATTCAATTACCTTTTTAAATATGTGAATAAATGGAAAATCCATTCCTATACTCACCATCACGTAGCTGGTTTTGTTGCATGGCTTGAATTTTTATTATATTTTGACACTTTTAGCATCATTGATGTAATCAATTTGAGTTTATAGCAGCCTCAGTTGCACTTCTGTAGTTGGTGGTTGTTGTTTTTATTGCGAATCTACCTCTAATATAATTCAAGTGTACATTATGCTTTCTCTTAAGCCATTTGATTTTCTGCCCCAAACATTACCTAGAGGAAATGTTGTAGGCCTATCATATTATCCATGCTACCAACTTTGATAACCAGTTTTTCAACAGTTTTGAAAACAAACACTGAAGTATTGTCATCAGTTTTGATATAATGTACATCAGTGTGAATGTATACTATATATTTGTATGGATATCTGTAATAATATTGTACACTTGGGTGATTTCTATGTTACTTATTGAGATAAATTGGGGTTGTTAGACTTTAATTTTTTGAAAACAATATTGGTAACAAAGATTTATTTTCAGTGTTTCTTAACTGAACATATGTTGGTACTAGTGCACTGTTATTTTAACACAAGTCACTCAAGACTGAAGTATGTGAAATGTTGATATCATTGGGGGTGTTGTACGTTGCTGTACATTGTAAAGATGGAGAAATATTGACAAAAGGATGTCGTATGGGCTACTGTATTACTTTATATGTTTTCCCCCAATGTTCCTGGTTGTTTGAGTGTTTTCAGACCATGCGAGAATTGAATGTACATTTGGTCCATTTGTAGAATATGAGCAGGGAGATCTAAGTAGATTTCTTGACTAAAATAACTAAAATGCTCACTAGATATTCCCTTTCCTTGATGCTGTAATCTTACATGGTCATTTCAGTTAATTTCAATACAACATCCAGTGCTTTATGGATGCACGCACTTCCGTTCATTTATGATTATGGCTTTTCTCTTTTATTTGACTGTGGGAAAATAAGTGGAAAAATGTTATGCCTAAAGCAGTTACATGTATATacataatttaaaggcaattaaGTTCAATGTTAAAGAGGCATTCCAGAGGATTTGAAAACAATCTAGTTATTATAAACCCTCTGCAGTCCTAACATTTTTACCTGGCATCATTTAGTGCACGAGATACGCGCTCATTCATGTCATGTAGCCTAATTTGTGCCTCTTGTTTTACGTATTAAATAGTTGATTTATGTTTTCGTGAGATGGTTTACATTTTGATGGCTTTAGTATTTTGATGGAAGAATATGAAAGTTGCAACAAATAAATGTCTCAGGAATTGACAACAATTGTGTGAGTCTGTAGGCTGTGATAAGTGTGGTCGAGAGAGACAGAAGCCTTGTTTGTACCTGGTGCTTTTGTGCTCACATTTGTAGACAGGTGTATACACTCAAAACACACATTCTGATCTGATTGTTTTCAGATCTTCCTGACCACCAACGGAGGTAGTCAGGCACGCACTGTGTCTGGATATCTCACAGGTCTAGACAGATCTGGACAGTAAAGCCATTTAAGCATCATTATCCTTCcttctaaaatcattgacagCTGGCACCATTGACTTATGACATCAATATGTGTCTTAAAATAAATAAGTATTATTTTGGAAGAATATCTGTCAAATAATATGCATACAGGGAGGGACCAGGAACTCTGGTCACAATCCAAACACAGTGGAGGGATAAGAGACACATTTTACTACCATGTGTAGACGCATAtctgaaaatgtgggcacaatcagaatgtggacaagatcaggaccaAGGATGCATGTTAGCGTCAGGTATTAACGAGTCTATTCAGACAGCGAGAGATTCTCCAGGAGATTCCTGTTCTTTTGGTTGATCTGAGGAGATCGTGTAATAGCATGGCTGTATTCTTAATGCACAGAAAATGGCTACCCCTGGTGGAGAATCTCCTGTTTTTGTCTCTGATTCACCATGGAGTCTTCCTCCGACCAGTCTAAACTGCAGTACTGAACACCTGCGGTGCATTCCAGCTGGCTTCACACTTACAGTACTGCCTCTCATTGAGTAAAGCCTCCACATTTTTGCCAGTTATGTGGTCTGACCCTCTAGGTAGTGATATGGTGTCAAACTGTCTTTGTTGAAATTAACAAACTGTCAAATGGAGTGCCAGAGCAGCTTTGGGCGTCTCAAACAGTGTTGAGTCAGAAGCTCAATGCTATGGGAAGCATTAATCAACTTTTATCTGGGAGTGAAGATGCTTGGCACCTCAACATCAAACCAAGTGCATCCACCCAGACACAGTAAACAGAAGCAGCGTGTGGTTTCAGCCAGAGGGGAGCTAACGCTGTCTCTCTGGGCGACTCAGTTTTGTTCCAAACTATTAATACAGCAGTTATTCTGCTTGTTTTATACCAGTACCTTTGAGAACTGTACCTATAAGAGAAATCATAGGGTAACCTACTTTAACCAATGTATACAAAACAATATCAATATTTATGTttggtatatatagtgtatataagcACACGGATACTCTGAGTAACCCACTGTGTCCTGTGTAGTCCAGCAGTTAAAGCCTCTGACCCCGGCGCACATGTATGTCAGCATAGGTTAGAATCCGGCCCACTGCCCTTCGACTCCCCCTCCCCCAGTCTTTACTATCTCTTCAATAAagcaaaaaaattacaaaaatataCCTTAAAAAAGTAAAGAACCCACTGACCTATAATATAGACTTTTGAAGAAAGAGCCTATGTGGCAATAAGACGCAACGAGGAGGAAAATCTAACTCTTTCAGGTTAATTTATTTATAAAAGATCCACTGAAGATGTGTttaaacatacagtgcatttttCTAAATAACATTGTGTTTCAGGCGAGAACAAGCCGTCTATGAAGTTGAACAGCCATACATAGATGGTGAAGACCGGTTTCTCGGAATAAAGAGTAATCAGAAATACTTGGCAAATACTTTGGCATAGTTAGCGACAGTGTGTAAAAGACATTTAGCTATATATCAAAACCTCTCATGGACTCCGCAATGTATGGCGATGACAGCTCAGCCACTACACACTCCCAGCCAGATAGATAGTGACACGAGACGACTGGAGAGTCAGCAAGCTTGGCTGAGTTAGGATGAGAAGCCGCTGGAAGTTTACTTGGCCTGCAATGACGAGAGATAGTTCAGTTCAATACATCTTTATTGTCCCCAAAGGGCAATTTAAGTGCAGCATAAATTTCAGACACTAAGTTTATGCGGAGAAAATACAGTACAATATTGCTGGAGTAAAATGATAAACAGCTGTCACCTATGACAATAATTCTCCTTCTGTGGTAACAGCAACCTCACACTCATTCCACATGGAGGGCATCCCACCCATCCTTCTTATCCTGAGAGAGAAAAGTGTGGAAAATCATTGTCTATGGTGACATAATCAGGGAGAACAACTACAGCACACGTTTCAAGAATGCTAACATTACCACTCTCTCTAATAAAGCCATTTGGATGTACAGGATGGATTTAATCTCTCCCACCATAGGAATGTTTATGTAGTATTTTAAAGTAGTATACGTAACTGCAATGTGCGTTAGATTAAAATGAGCCCTATGTGTATAAACAAGGTGCATATTTCCCACCTCCGACATGACTGGCAGGTTGCCATGAGGGTGGAGCCACATGGTTCTATGTGCTTTGGTCCTCTGCCTCTGGAGCAGCTTCCTCAGTAACCTCTTGACCCTTCTATCTCTGGGGTCAGCACACTTCACCGCCTTCTTGGTGTACAGTCTGCAGCCACAACAGATAAAGAACATTCACCAAGCCAACTTTTCAAATGAAACATACAGAACACACTATAGATATGGAGCATGGTTTCAAGAAAGCATTCTCTGAACCAAAGCTTCAACAAAGTTGGCTAGCGAGGC
This genomic window contains:
- the ccl44 gene encoding chemokine (C-C motif) ligand 44, coding for MFLLQTVTVISLTVVLLDAVEGDGVQMQRDVQCCMQYSQGNVRTKDVLRLYTKKAVKCADPRDRRVKRLLRKLLQRQRTKAHRTMWLHPHGNLPVMSEREW